From Apium graveolens cultivar Ventura chromosome 9, ASM990537v1, whole genome shotgun sequence, the proteins below share one genomic window:
- the LOC141686102 gene encoding villin-4-like: protein MCRKDSSDKHSFKGHAVQYREVQGHETEKFLSYFKPCIIPREGGVASGFKKVEAEEHKTRLFVEFVRSSLNHDDVFILDIESKIYQFNGSKSSIQERAKALKVVQYINDPYHDGKCDIATIEDGKLTADAKSEDLWAIFGGFAPLPRKVVTDNTQSIDDLPTRLFG from the exons ATGTGTAGGAAAGACAGCAGTGATAAGCATAGCTTTAAGGGGCATGCAGTTCAGTACCGTGAGGTGCAGGGACATGAAACTGAGAAGTTTCTTTCCTATTTTAAACCATGTATCATACCTCGAGAAGGTGGAGTTGCATCTGGATTTAAAAAAGTTGAAGCTGAAGAACATAAAACCCGTTTATTC GTTGAATTTGTTCGATCTTCACTCAATCATGACGACGTCTTTATCCTTGACATAGAATCCAAAATTTACCAGTTCAATGGTTCGAAGTCCTCTATTCAAGAAAGGGCTAAAGCTCTGAAAGTGGTCCAGTACATCAATGATCCTTATCATGATGGAAAATGCGATATTGCTACCATCG AGGATGGAAAGTTAACGGCTGATGCTAAAAGTGAAGATTTATGGGCCATATTTGGTGGTTTTGCTCCCCTGCCAAGAAAAGTTGTTACGGATAATACTCAATCTATTGATGATCTTCCCACTAGACTTTTTGGGTAA